Proteins encoded by one window of Bacteroidota bacterium:
- a CDS encoding DUF4440 domain-containing protein yields MAKKYIFRSLKNTLLLVLAIILFSCGNTSRIEEAQKELLQVDIDHSNLSKKEGRHKSSAKYIHPNSVYLKPQKEPIVGKNAILNILSRNEDAKAKLSWQPTKAIVSKSGDLGYTFGTYKMKKRRKVSHGTYVTIWGKNEEGKWKFVLKSANEGLGNQE; encoded by the coding sequence ATGGCAAAAAAATACATTTTTAGAAGTTTGAAAAATACGCTATTGTTAGTTTTAGCAATAATATTGTTTTCTTGCGGAAATACTTCAAGAATAGAAGAAGCTCAAAAAGAGTTATTACAAGTTGATATTGACCATTCCAATTTGTCGAAAAAAGAAGGACGGCACAAATCTTCTGCAAAATATATTCATCCTAATTCAGTGTATCTTAAACCTCAGAAAGAGCCCATAGTTGGAAAAAATGCTATTCTAAATATTCTTTCGAGAAACGAAGATGCCAAAGCAAAATTAAGCTGGCAACCTACTAAAGCGATTGTTTCAAAGTCAGGCGATTTAGGCTATACTTTTGGGACTTATAAAATGAAAAAACGCAGAAAAGTTTCTCATGGAACCTACGTAACTATTTGGGGAAAAAACGAAGAAGGCAAGTGGAAATTTGTATTAAAAAGTGCAAATGAGGGATTAGGTAACCAAGAGTAA
- a CDS encoding amidohydrolase family protein, whose translation MRKLSANFIFPIAGKPLKNGILIIGDSGEILKIVDTNGELYESEKLEFYNGVLVPGFVNTHCHLELSHLKNKITNDLGLTNFIDNIKKQRFAYNEEIHEAAKNADEMMQKEGIVAVGDISNTSKSFPVKSNSKIHYHTFIEVFSFLEKQADEVFQKAHNLYIAYQKNVNSSVSIVPHASYSVSEKLFSNISEFALKNNSLISIHNQECAGENKMISDKTGDLYDYFIKCGFDLSEWKANGKNSINSSIRQLPESVKKIYVHNTFTSKNDLDLVLNQKENIFFSICPNSNIYIENKLPNLPLFMKKNAQITIGTDSLASNNSLSILEELKTINNFFPEISFMNLIKWATQNGALALNLEKSYGSFETGKTPGINLIQNFDFEKMNVSKKSTVKVIV comes from the coding sequence ATGCGAAAATTATCAGCAAATTTTATTTTCCCAATAGCAGGTAAACCATTGAAAAATGGGATTTTAATAATTGGCGATTCAGGCGAAATTCTTAAAATCGTTGACACAAATGGGGAGCTTTACGAATCAGAAAAACTTGAATTTTACAATGGGGTTTTAGTACCTGGATTTGTAAACACACATTGCCATCTCGAACTTTCGCACCTAAAAAATAAAATCACCAATGATTTAGGCCTTACAAATTTCATTGATAATATCAAAAAACAAAGATTTGCTTACAATGAAGAAATTCATGAAGCTGCAAAAAATGCCGATGAAATGATGCAAAAGGAAGGAATTGTTGCTGTTGGTGATATTTCTAATACCAGCAAGAGTTTCCCTGTAAAATCGAATAGCAAAATTCACTACCATACATTTATCGAAGTTTTTAGTTTCTTGGAAAAGCAGGCAGATGAGGTTTTTCAAAAAGCCCATAACTTATATATAGCCTACCAGAAAAATGTAAATAGCTCAGTTTCAATTGTTCCTCATGCCAGTTATTCGGTGAGTGAAAAATTATTTTCGAATATCAGTGAATTTGCTCTAAAAAACAACTCACTAATTTCGATTCATAATCAGGAATGCGCCGGTGAAAATAAAATGATTTCTGATAAAACAGGCGATTTGTACGATTATTTCATAAAATGTGGTTTCGATTTGTCGGAATGGAAAGCTAACGGGAAAAATTCAATAAACTCCTCAATCAGACAACTTCCTGAATCTGTAAAAAAAATATATGTACACAATACATTCACAAGCAAAAACGATTTAGATTTGGTTTTAAACCAGAAGGAAAATATTTTCTTTTCAATTTGCCCAAATTCAAATATTTACATTGAAAACAAATTGCCAAATTTACCTTTGTTCATGAAAAAAAATGCACAAATTACAATTGGCACCGATAGTTTGGCATCGAACAATTCACTTTCAATATTGGAAGAATTAAAAACTATCAACAATTTTTTTCCGGAAATTTCTTTCATGAATCTCATAAAATGGGCAACACAAAATGGAGCACTTGCATTAAATCTGGAAAAATCGTATGGAAGTTTTGAAACAGGAAAAACCCCGGGAATAAACCTAATCCAGAATTTCGATTTTGAAAAAATGAATGTTAGTAAAAAAAGTACAGTTAAAGTAATTGTCTAA